GCGTGGTCCACGGAGGGGAGAAATTCACCTGTTCGGTGACCATCGACGAGAACGTCCTCAACACCATAAAAGAGGTCCAGCACCTCGCACCCTTGCACAATCCGCCTAATATCTCAGGGATCGAAGCCGCCCAGACCGTGCTTCCCGACGTGCCACATATTGCCATCTTTGATACCGCTTTCCATCAAACCATGCCTGAGGCTGCCTACACCTACCCGGTGCCTTACGAGTGGTACGAGAAACACGGCGTCCGTCGCTACGGTTTTCACGGCACCAGCCACCTCTATGTTTCAAAACGCGCCGCAGTGCTGTTAGGCAAAAGCCCCAAAGATTGCAACATCATCACCATGCACATCGGCAACGGGGTCTCGCACTGCGCGATTAAAAACGGTATCTCTGTGGACACCTCCATGGGATTAACGCCGCTTGAAGGTGCGGTCATGGGAACTCGCTGCGGTGATATCGACCCCGCCTTGCCGATGTTTATCCAAGGAGTTGAAGGCCTGTCGGCCAAAGAGGTCGATTCAGTTCTCAATAAAAAGTCCGGAATTCTCGGAATTACCGGCCAGTACACAGACCGTCGTGACGTAATTGACGCCGCAGAAAAAGGCGACAAGCGCTGCCAACTGGCGATCGACATCGAGGGCTATCGTTTAAAGAAATATATTGGGGCTTATATGGCGGGGCTTGGCGCCCTGGATGCGGTGGTCTTTACCGCAGGGGTCGGCGAGATGGGCTGGCTGATACGAGAAAAAGCGCTGGAGAACCTGTCGCACATGGGGATCGTGCTCGATAAAGCGAAGAATCGCAGCACTATGACACGCAAGCGGGAGACGATGATCTCAACCCCCGATTCTCCAGTCAAGGTCTTCGTCATCCCAACCGACGAGGAATTGGTCTTCACCGAAGACGTGGCCGCGATCCTGGAAGAGACCTACACCGATCACATGAACTTCAAATACTCCTTCGCCGAGAGCAGCTTTCAACGCTCCTGAGAATGAACAAATGACATGAAAACCAAAGGCCGGCGGGAATCCCGTCGGCCTTTAATTATTGCCACACCTCTAATAATGCGTCTCTTCGTAATCAGGGACCAGATTGTACCAGTCCGGATCGCGCGCCCCTTGTACCAGACAATGTTCAGCCTGGCCGATGATCCGCTCTCGATCCTTCGGGTAGCTCCCCTCTAAATGGAGAATGTTTGAGACATGATTGGAGCGCAGAATAGTTTTTTGGGGGGAGAGAGCGCGCACAACCGTCAGGGCTTCCTGTAACACTTCACCGTTACTGAGTTGATCAATCAATGCAAAATGGGCGTCATTGTGACGGCGAAACATGGTCAGCAGTGAAAAATACTCGGGTGACAGTTGAGTTACCCAGTCGGCCGTCGCCAGAGCATGCTCACGGGTACGCGTCCTGCCGGCCAGACCGAGGATTGCGGTGACCGACAGCTTCAGCTGCGCATCTTTGGCTTTTTGGCAGAGCTGCAGCATCCGTTGGGCATTAAAGCCCTTCTTGATCAGCAACAGGGTCGCATCGTCACCGGATTCAAGCCCGAAATAGAGGATGCGCAGCTTTTTGTCGCGCAGGAGCCTTAACTCTTCGACCGACTTGGTGGTCAAACTGTTCGGCGAAGCATAAGCGGCGACCCGGGTCAAATTGGGGAAATTTACCGCCAGTAGATCGAGAATTTCGCCAAGCCCGGCCTGGGGATAAACCAGTGCATCACCATCACCCAGAAACACCCGTTGCACCATAGCCCGACGGGCCAGGGGAATCATCTGCATCTCGGCCTGAATCTCCGCCACCGGTCGCAAGCTGAACTGCTTCATTTTATACATGCCGCAAAAGGTGCAATCATTCTGGCTGCACCCGAGAGTGATTTGAAAAATCAGGCTGCGCCCTTCTGAAGGCGGACGAAAAAGCGGCTGATTGTAATCAAAATAATACATGCGGACACCCTGACGGTCAGTTCAAATTAAAGTTCAAGCGCTGCTCAATCACCATCTAAAAGACGACCAAATCCACCCAGGACCGAGCCTTCCCCTTTACTTGAGCCACCTGCTCTCGGCGCATTAGCGAGAATCCGATCGGCCAGACGGCTGAATGGCAAACTCTGAATCCAGACCTTGCCATGACCGCTCAAGGTCGCAAGAAACAGCCCTTCGCCAGCAAATAACATGCTTTTAAGATTCCCGGCACGCTCAATGTTGTAATCGACGCTCGGCTCAAAAGCGACCAGGCAGCCGGTGTCGACGCGCAAGGTTTCCCCCTGGAGTTGTCTTTCAACGATGGTCCCGCTGGCGTGGACGAACACCAGACCGTCACCCTGCATCCGCTGCAGGATAAATCCTTCACCACCAAAGAAGCCGGTCCCCAGGCGACGCTGAAACGCAATATCCAGTTTGGTGCCATAGGCCGCACACAGAAAGGAATCTTTCTGGCAGAGCACCTCTCCGCCAAGCTTGTTAAGATCCAGCGGGATGATCTTGCCGGTGTAGGGTGCAGCAAAGGCGACGTGCCGTTTGGTGCTCCCCCGGTTGGTAAAGTGGGTCAAGAAAATCGATTCTCCGGCCAGCACACGCTTCCCCGCGCTGAACAGCTTGCCCATCAACCCCTGGTCGGCCTGCGAGCCATCCCCCATCCGCGCCTCGAACTGAATATCCTGCTCCATGTAGTTCATCGCCCCGGCCTCGGCGATGACCGTCTCACTCGGGTCGAGCTCGATCTGAACCATCTGCATATCGTCACCGACAATCGTGTAATCAACTTCGTGACAGCGCATTATTCTTCTCCTGTAGGTCAGTTTAAAATCTGCATTCTAGCATATCTCTCTTTGCATGAGCTCCAGAACAAAAAAGTGAGAACCCGAAGGCGACCCTTGCGACCCGGTGAATACAACATAATAAAGGGCGCTCTTATTTCCCTATAAGGACGAGATAATGAAATAGGTAGGAACAAACCTGATCCCTGACAGGACAGCATCGAGGATAGCTTCCAACTTTTTAATTGTGCCCCATATTCCCACCTTAAGCACTGGACATCTCAGGCGCCCGCAAAAGACTGGCCTTGGCCGTAGAACAAGCGGTCAATAGCGGCAATTCAATACGCGTTACCAAGGCTTTTAACCTCCTGCTTTGGTAGTAACGGATGGGCAGTAAACTATTTGAACCAAATCTCTCCCCGTCAACACTTCTCTTAGCCCAATCCTCCACCACCACAGTTCTATTAATAACTCACTCAGCCCTATCTGCGCATTTCCTGCTTGACCATGCCGCAAGTGAGGAGTTAGGATTCGCTCTTTCTGTCGCACACTGATTATCCGCACTGTAACAATAGCCAGGGAGAGCCGAAGGATGGATTTTGATATTGAGAAAAGCGTCGGATTCCTTTTGGCGAAGGCGCACCAGAATCTCTTCGCCCAATTTCGTGATCTGCTCGCACCACACGGGATCACCCCACCGCAGTTCGCACTCCTCGGATTCCTGTGGAAACAGGACGGCCTCTCCCAGGTCGAGCTGTCCGAGAAGACCGAAATTGACCGAACGACCTTAAGCGGCCTGATTGACCGCTTGGAGAAACAGGGACTGGTCACCCGCCAGCCCCACCCCGGAGACCGGCGAGCCTTCCTGGTGGCGTTAACCTCAGCCGGCCGCGCTATTGAATCACTGCTGGTACCGCTCGCCATGCAGATTCGCCAACAGCTCAAAGACGGGCTGTCCCCGGAAGAATATGAACAACTCTGTTTCCTGCTGAACCGCCTGCGAGGTGTCCGTCATGACTAGAAAACTGCTCTGTCTGTTGCTGCTGCTGGGTTGTTTCGCGACGCTTGCAGCGGCCGAACCTCTAACCCTTGAAGATTGCCTGCAGCGGGTACGTGAACAGAACCCTGACCTGTTAGCTGCCGCCAGCGGACCACGTCTCGCCGCGACTGCAGCCGAAGGCGCCCGAAGTGCCTACCGTCCGCAGGTTCAGCTTTCGGCCGGCTACACCGAGCAGCAGGCTCCGCAACAGGTGGTAATCGGCGGAAACAGTGCCCAGACCCAGGATCAGGGGTACGCTCATCTCAGCCTGGGTGTCGATCAGCTGGTCTATGACTTCGGCCGGACTTCAGGCGGCATCGCCGCCGCCGCCGCAACCAGCCGCGCAGCTGCTCACGCCTACGCATCAACCGAGCAGGACCTGTTACTGCAGACCCTGACCGCCTATTACCGAGTGCTGAATGCAGCCTCACTTCTTAAGACAGCCAAGGAAGAAGTCAACCAGACAGAGGCTCACCTGCACACCGCCCAGGCGCTCTTTGATCAGGGGGTGGTCACGCGTAACGACCTGCTGCAGGCCGAGGTCCGGCTGGCCTCGAGTCGCCAGCAGGTCCTGGCGCGCGCCGGAAGCGAAGAGAACGCCTGGCTCACGCTCAACTATCTGACCGCCCGCCCCCCCGAAGCCCGCGGCGAACTGAGCGCCGGCCCGCTGCCGAGTCTCGAACCTGAGACTGAACCGACGGCGACCCGCCCCGATCTCCTCGCCCAGAGTGAACGGATCGAGAGCGCACAAGAGGCGCTGCGTCAGGCCAAAGGAGATTACCGCCCCGAACTCTTCGCCCATCTTGGCGCGGATTACGTCGAAAACAGTTACGTTCAGGAACAGACCATCTACTCAACCACCGTCGGGCTGCGCATGACTCTCTATAATGGCGGATTACGCAACGCCAAGCTGCGCCAGGCCGAAGAGAATGTGCACCGCGAACAACAACGCCTGACCAACCTGCAACAGCGTGCACGACTCGAGACCCAATCGGCCCGCAACGATGCGCGAGTCGCAGCGCAGCAGATCGCCGTGGCACAGAGTGCGATCCGCCAGGCTGAAGAGAACCTGCGTATCAACCAGAATCGTTACAAGGAACAGATCGGGACCGCGACCGACGTACTGGATGCCCAGACCCTGCTGACCCAGGCCAAAACCGATCTGGTCCGGACCCAATTCGATTATCAGGTAGCCGTGGCGCGCGTGCGTCACGCCGCCGGACAACTTTGAAGGAATTACCCCAATGAGCGAAACAGACAACCAGACCCCGGCACTAACCAAGCAGGTCGACAACAACGAAAACGCAGCAAAAGGGAACGGCAGGCGTCGAATCGGCCTGGTGCTGGCGGTTCTGATCCTGAGCGGGGTCTTGACCGCGTCCTGGCTTTGGTACAAGAGCAAGGTCGAACTTACGACCGATGACGCCTTCATCGAGAGCCATATCCATCTGATTTCGGCGCGGGTTTCCGGCCAGGTCGCAACCATCGCCGTCGCCGACAATCAAAAGGTTGCCGCCGGGGATCTGCTGGTGGTACTCGACCCGGCCAGGTATCAGGCCCAGGTAGCGAAAGCTGAAGCGCTGCTGGCCCAGGCCCGCAATACCACTGGTGAGAACCAGGCGATCATCGGCGCCCAGGAAGCCGCGGTGAACCAGGCCCGCGCCCGCTTGTCACAGGCAAAAACCGACCTGCAACGCGGCACAGCCCTCTTCGCCCACGAGGTCATTCCACAGGAGCGGCTCGATCAGCTCAAGACCGCACAACGGGTCGCACAGGCCACCCTGGAGCAGGCACGGCAAGAGCTGCACGCGGCCAAAGCCAAGCTCGGCGACGCCGGTGTGGGTGGCGAACAGGCCAAGATTGCCGAACGCACCGCCGAGCTCGAGCTGGCCAAACTGAACCTCGCGTACACCCGAATATTCGCCCCGGTGGCCGGCTATGTGACGCGTAAATCGGTGCAGGTCGGCAACAATATACAGACGGGGCAACCACTGCTTGCCCTGGTTGCTCTGGATAACCCCTGGATCATCGCCAATTACAAGGAGAGCCAACTCACCCATCTTGAGCCGGGACAGCGGGTAGATTTTCGGGTCGATTCCTATCCGGGACAGATCTTCAGTGGCCGGGTCGACAGCATTATGGCCGGGACCGGAGCGGCCTTCTCGCTCCTGCCGCCGGAGAACGCCAGCGGCAACTACGTCAAGGTGGTCCAGCGCGTGCCGGTTAAGATCAGCATCGATCCCTCCAGCGACCCGCAGCATCAGTTACGCATCGGCATGAGCGTCCAACCGACCATTTATACCGGCCGCAGCCTGGGCGATATCCTCGCCACGCTCGACCCATTTAACTGAAACCTCGTCGTGCGCCGGAATTTCTTATGAGCCAACCCAAAGCCATTAACAAGTGGCTGATCACCATCACCGTAATGCTGCCGACGATCATGGAGATCGTCGACACCTCGGTCGCCAACGTCGCGCTGCCGCATATGCAGGGGAGTCTGAACGCCGGGACCGACGAGATCACCTGGGTGCTGACCTCATATCTGGTCGCCAACGCCGTAGTTCTGCCGATGACCGGATGGTTGTCACGCATGTTCGGACGCAAGCGTTTTCTCATCACCTGCATCGTGCTCTTCACCATCGCCTCGTTTTTATGCGGCGCGGCGCCGAACCTTGGTTTTCTGATCTTCTTCCGCATCCTGCAGGGCGCGGCCGGCGGCGCGCTGATCCCCAACAGTCAGGCGATCCTGATGGAGACCTTCCCGCCCAAGGAACAGGGGATGGCGATGGCGATCTTCGGCATCGGCGCCATGTTCGGCCCGATTATCGGACCGGCCCTGGGTGGTTACGTCACCGATCAGCTCAACTGGCGCTGGATCTTCTATATCAACTTCCCCATCGGGATCATCGCGGTGATCATGGCCGCCAGCTTTCTGGTCGATCCCGAATACCTGCGCAACAAACAAAAGATCAGCATCGACTACTGGGGTCTGGCGCTGTTGGTCCTCGCTTTCGGCACTCTGCAGATCGTGCTCGACAAGGGACATCAGGAGGACTGGTTTGCCTCCGGTTTTATCACGGCCTTCTCCCTGATCTCGTTCTTCTCACTGATCGCGTTGATTCTCGTCGAACTGCGTCATCCCCACCCTATCGTCAATTTAAGGCTGTTTAAATACGTCTCTTACTCGGCGGGAAACTTTCTGATGTTCATCTTCGGTTTCTGCCTTTACAGCGCGATCATGCTGATCCCGCTCTTTCTGCAGACCCTGATGGGCTACAACGCAACCAGCGCCGGTATGGTCCTCGCTCCCGGCGGGGTCGTGACCCTCATCACCATGCCGTTTGTCGGCGCCGCCCTGTCGCGCGGCGTACAGGGGCGTTATATCGTCTTCTGCGGGCTGTCCATCGGTGCGACGGCGATGTTCATCATGCAGGGCTTCACCCTTGAAGCCTCTTACTTCGATTTCGTCTGGCCACGCATGGTCCTCGGCCTGGGGCTGGGAATGATCTTCGTGCCGCTGACCACCACCACGCTGTCGGTCATCCCCAAACCGGAGATGGGGAACGCCACCGGCATGTACAACCTGCTGCGCAACATCGGCGGCAGCGTCGGCATTGCGGTCTCGGCAACCCTGCTGCAGCGCTTCAACCAATTCTACCAGAACCAGCTTGTCGCCCACGTTAACCCGCTGAACCCGCAGTTCCAGCAGAAACTCGCGACTCTGACCCAGGCCGCCATCGGTCGCGGGGTGCCCCCGAGTGAAGCCGAACACACCGCTCTGGCGATGATCTACCAGCTGGTTCAACGGCAGGCGGGGATGCTCGCCTACAACCACGTCTTCTGGATTTTGGGAGTCGCCTTTCTCACGGTCATCCCCTGCCTGCTCCTGTTGCGCAAGGGAGAAGGTGAGGCGCCGGCAGGGCTGCATTAGGCCTAAACCGAAATCAAAAAGAAAACAACCTTGCGTTACCTTATCCTGAACGTTAATATGCCCGATCGGAAAACTAAGCTTATACAAGGTAAAAAACGCTAAGGGGGACAACTAAGGCTTGTTAAATGAAAACCGATATACAGCAGAGCGCGCGGAATTATACCAGAAGCGGGAAGTCTGAAAGATCTAGG
Above is a genomic segment from Geopsychrobacter electrodiphilus DSM 16401 containing:
- a CDS encoding radical SAM protein, with protein sequence MYYFDYNQPLFRPPSEGRSLIFQITLGCSQNDCTFCGMYKMKQFSLRPVAEIQAEMQMIPLARRAMVQRVFLGDGDALVYPQAGLGEILDLLAVNFPNLTRVAAYASPNSLTTKSVEELRLLRDKKLRILYFGLESGDDATLLLIKKGFNAQRMLQLCQKAKDAQLKLSVTAILGLAGRTRTREHALATADWVTQLSPEYFSLLTMFRRHNDAHFALIDQLSNGEVLQEALTVVRALSPQKTILRSNHVSNILHLEGSYPKDRERIIGQAEHCLVQGARDPDWYNLVPDYEETHY
- a CDS encoding TolC family protein, whose amino-acid sequence is MTRKLLCLLLLLGCFATLAAAEPLTLEDCLQRVREQNPDLLAAASGPRLAATAAEGARSAYRPQVQLSAGYTEQQAPQQVVIGGNSAQTQDQGYAHLSLGVDQLVYDFGRTSGGIAAAAATSRAAAHAYASTEQDLLLQTLTAYYRVLNAASLLKTAKEEVNQTEAHLHTAQALFDQGVVTRNDLLQAEVRLASSRQQVLARAGSEENAWLTLNYLTARPPEARGELSAGPLPSLEPETEPTATRPDLLAQSERIESAQEALRQAKGDYRPELFAHLGADYVENSYVQEQTIYSTTVGLRMTLYNGGLRNAKLRQAEENVHREQQRLTNLQQRARLETQSARNDARVAAQQIAVAQSAIRQAEENLRINQNRYKEQIGTATDVLDAQTLLTQAKTDLVRTQFDYQVAVARVRHAAGQL
- a CDS encoding acetate kinase; translated protein: MDILALNCGSSSVKYQLFDWTRKEVIAKGMVERVTIGDSYIIHEVPGRETYREEYECPDHRVAVQLIVKTLTSTAYGVVKDMNQISAVGHRVVHGGEKFTCSVTIDENVLNTIKEVQHLAPLHNPPNISGIEAAQTVLPDVPHIAIFDTAFHQTMPEAAYTYPVPYEWYEKHGVRRYGFHGTSHLYVSKRAAVLLGKSPKDCNIITMHIGNGVSHCAIKNGISVDTSMGLTPLEGAVMGTRCGDIDPALPMFIQGVEGLSAKEVDSVLNKKSGILGITGQYTDRRDVIDAAEKGDKRCQLAIDIEGYRLKKYIGAYMAGLGALDAVVFTAGVGEMGWLIREKALENLSHMGIVLDKAKNRSTMTRKRETMISTPDSPVKVFVIPTDEELVFTEDVAAILEETYTDHMNFKYSFAESSFQRS
- a CDS encoding HlyD family secretion protein encodes the protein MSETDNQTPALTKQVDNNENAAKGNGRRRIGLVLAVLILSGVLTASWLWYKSKVELTTDDAFIESHIHLISARVSGQVATIAVADNQKVAAGDLLVVLDPARYQAQVAKAEALLAQARNTTGENQAIIGAQEAAVNQARARLSQAKTDLQRGTALFAHEVIPQERLDQLKTAQRVAQATLEQARQELHAAKAKLGDAGVGGEQAKIAERTAELELAKLNLAYTRIFAPVAGYVTRKSVQVGNNIQTGQPLLALVALDNPWIIANYKESQLTHLEPGQRVDFRVDSYPGQIFSGRVDSIMAGTGAAFSLLPPENASGNYVKVVQRVPVKISIDPSSDPQHQLRIGMSVQPTIYTGRSLGDILATLDPFN
- a CDS encoding TIGR00266 family protein, coding for MRCHEVDYTIVGDDMQMVQIELDPSETVIAEAGAMNYMEQDIQFEARMGDGSQADQGLMGKLFSAGKRVLAGESIFLTHFTNRGSTKRHVAFAAPYTGKIIPLDLNKLGGEVLCQKDSFLCAAYGTKLDIAFQRRLGTGFFGGEGFILQRMQGDGLVFVHASGTIVERQLQGETLRVDTGCLVAFEPSVDYNIERAGNLKSMLFAGEGLFLATLSGHGKVWIQSLPFSRLADRILANAPRAGGSSKGEGSVLGGFGRLLDGD
- a CDS encoding DHA2 family efflux MFS transporter permease subunit, yielding MSQPKAINKWLITITVMLPTIMEIVDTSVANVALPHMQGSLNAGTDEITWVLTSYLVANAVVLPMTGWLSRMFGRKRFLITCIVLFTIASFLCGAAPNLGFLIFFRILQGAAGGALIPNSQAILMETFPPKEQGMAMAIFGIGAMFGPIIGPALGGYVTDQLNWRWIFYINFPIGIIAVIMAASFLVDPEYLRNKQKISIDYWGLALLVLAFGTLQIVLDKGHQEDWFASGFITAFSLISFFSLIALILVELRHPHPIVNLRLFKYVSYSAGNFLMFIFGFCLYSAIMLIPLFLQTLMGYNATSAGMVLAPGGVVTLITMPFVGAALSRGVQGRYIVFCGLSIGATAMFIMQGFTLEASYFDFVWPRMVLGLGLGMIFVPLTTTTLSVIPKPEMGNATGMYNLLRNIGGSVGIAVSATLLQRFNQFYQNQLVAHVNPLNPQFQQKLATLTQAAIGRGVPPSEAEHTALAMIYQLVQRQAGMLAYNHVFWILGVAFLTVIPCLLLLRKGEGEAPAGLH
- a CDS encoding MarR family winged helix-turn-helix transcriptional regulator, which translates into the protein MDFDIEKSVGFLLAKAHQNLFAQFRDLLAPHGITPPQFALLGFLWKQDGLSQVELSEKTEIDRTTLSGLIDRLEKQGLVTRQPHPGDRRAFLVALTSAGRAIESLLVPLAMQIRQQLKDGLSPEEYEQLCFLLNRLRGVRHD